The DNA region CTCCAGATGGAGGGGCTGGACTTCGCCGAGCAGGGTGAGGCGTGGCAAGCGATCGAGGACGGCACCACCGAACGCGACGGCGACCTCCCGATCAACACCTCGGGCGGGCTGAAGTCGAAGGGCCACCCGCTCGGCGCGAGCGGGGTGGCCCAGGGCTACGAGATCTACAAACAGGTCATGGGCGACGCGGGGCCGCGGCAGGTGGACGCGGACGTGGGGCTCGCGTGTAACGTGGGCGGGTTCGGGAACTGTGTCATCACCACGATCATGGAGGCGGGCGCATGAGCGACCCCGACCACGACGCCGACGCGGATTCGGCACACGCGATGGAAGCCGCACGGTACGCCGACGGCTCGCTGACGTACCCCCCGCACCCGATCGGGCCGGACGGCAGCGAGCCCGTCGACCGGGTGGACCTGAGCGAGCACACCGCCCGGATCGTGACCTGGACGACCAGCACCGCGCCGCCGCCCGGCGTCGAGGGACCGAACCACCTCGCGATCGTCGAGTTCGACGTCGACGGGGAGTCGGTGCGCGCGCTCGGCCAGCTCACGACCGACGACGTCGCGATCGGTGACGAGGTCGCCCCCGTCTACGCCGAGCAGCTCCGCGACCCCGAGGCCGGGATCCGCGAACCGGAGAGCCAGGACTGGGACGGCTACCGGTTCGAACCCGTCTGACCTCGCGCGACGGCCGAATCGGACCGTGACCCATCCGGCGGTGCGGTCGGCGGTTGGAATGTGGTGGTGGTGCGGTCGACGGTTGGAATGCGGTGGCGCGCGCTCGCGGTCGGTGTGAGTGATGACGAACACCGACCGCGAACACCGTGCGAGGGATGAACGATGCGAGGGCGAAGCCCGAGCGGAGTGAATCGGCTGGGGAGGTATGTGGCCGGTGCGGGGCGGTTGCGGAGTGGTTTGCGGTTCTCAGTTGTACCGGGCGAGAGTCGGTAGCGCTTCGAGTAGGGACCACCCACCCTCGACCGAAAACGAAGAGACCTAGTCGACTCCGTTCGCCTACTGGTCCTCGTCGTTGTCGTTGTCGTCGTTTCCATCCCGTCCACCGTTTCGCTCGTTCTCCTCGTCGATCGCGTCGTGGATCGAATCCAGTTCGGCGTCCACGTCGATGGTGACGCCCTCGTCCGCACCCGACTCGGAGTCCTCGTCCGGATCCCACGGGTCACGACCCCCGTCGTCCCGGTCGTCGCGGGACGGGGTCCGTCGATCCGACCGGCGCTCGGCCTCGCGGAGGCGGTCGTCGATCTCGGTACGAAGTGCGCGGGCGTCGTCGAGGAGGGTGCTGGCTTCGGGGTTCTCGGGGCGGCCTTCGAGCGCGCCCTGGAGGTCGACGAGCGCGTCGTCGAGGCGGTCGAGTGCGCCGCGGCTGAGGGTTTCGGTGTGTGCGCGCGCCTCGCGGCTCCGACCCCGGACCTCGTCGCCGGCGCGGGCGAGTCGGAGCGCACCCTGGAACGCTTCGAGCGCGCGGATGTTGGCCTCGAGGACCGCGATCACGGCCGGTATCGCGAGTTCGTCGGTGAACCGGAGGACCTCGCCCGGCGTCGGCGGTCGCGGCAGGCCGAGCGGGCCGCGCGGCGGCTCGGACGCGCGGTCGAGTTCGTCGCGGAGGTCGGCGAGCGTCGTCGAGAGCTCCCCGGCGAGGCGCTCCATCTCGCGGTCGCGGTCGGCGTCGGTCATACACCCCGTTGGGGTCGCACGGCAAAAAGACCGGGGCGCGACGGTCGATTCGGCGACGACGCGGCGAGAGTTCGATCCGAACGATCCACACGAACGTACACTGATAACACTTATCACGGTGTGGGTTCTCGTGACGGTATCGACATGGAACCTATCGCTGCCCGCCCCCCAACGAAATGAGCACCGCACCACACGAATCGGCCGGCGCGACCGATTCGACCGACTCGACCGCCGACCCACCCGCGCTCACCGAACGCATCGTCGCCTTCGAACGCGAGGACGACGCGGTCGTCCTCTACGACGAGCGCGAACACACCGCGTGGCTCCAGTCGAGCGGCGCGGTCGCCGTCACCGACGCCCGATAACCGTCGGTTTCCTCACCGCTCCGTCCGTACCATCGACCCGAGAACCCGAGCGGTCGCTACCCCTCTGTCGCCACCGTCGAGTGCGGTCGGGCCTCAGTCACGACCCGACGGCCCGCCGCCACGACCCGAGCCAGTTCCAGAGGGTTCCGAGCCCGGGCCGGCCGTCGCGAACCCAGACCGCGAGCGCGAGGCCGACGAGCGCGAACTGGAACCACGCGTACGGCGTGAGCTCCATCGTGGCGAACCGTTCGAGGAAGCCGATCCCCGGTTCGGGGGTCGGGAGTGGAAGCAGCGGCCAGCCGAGGGAGGCCAGGTCCCGGAAGTCGCCGGCGAGCAGCGGGGCGATCGCGTCGGTCGCGAGGTGGGTCGCGTAGCCGACGGCGAACGCGACCGCCAGCCGGGTTCGGTCCCGACGACGCGCGACCAGCCAGACGAGCCCACAGACCACGAGCGCGGTGAGCGAGGAGTGGGCCAACGATCGGCCGCTCGGGAGCACGCCGAACGACCACGCGAGCGGTTTGTCCACGAGGTCCGGGAACTGCGTCCCGAAGACGACGGCGAGCGCGGCCTCGCCGGTCGGCGGTCGGTCGGTTCGCCGGCGCGCGAGACCGGTGTAGACGAGATAGCCGACGGCGAGGTGTCCCCACGGCCACATTGGGTCGGCTACTCGACTGGCGGACTTACGGGCTTCGAACCGACGTCGGGCGGAACCGGGCCGTCGAATGGTCGAGGTTTATGGTCCCGGTTCGCCTCGCGTCGAGTATGGCTACCGTCCTGCTCGCCCACGAGAAGTTCCCCCACCGCGCGAAGACCGCCGTCAGCATCCTCCGGTACGCCGACGACGACGTGGTCGCGGTGCTCGACCGCGCGAACGCCGGTCGGTCGGTCCACGACTTCCTGCCCGACGTCCAGGACGCACCGATCGTCTCGGGGATGGACGAGGTCGAGCGCTGTGACGAACTGATCATTGGGATCGCGCCGATCGGCGGTGGCTTCGAGGACTCCTGGCGCGCGGACGTCCGAACGGCGCTCGAACGCGGCTGTGACGTCACCGCGGGGCTCCACTCCTTCCTCAACGACGATGAGGAGTTCCGGGAACTCGCCGACGAACACGGCTGTGAGCTCACCGACGTCCGGAATCCACCCGACGACCTCGGCGTGAGCGAGGGCCGCGCGGGCGAGGTCGACGCCGAGGTGATCCTCACCGTGGGCACGGACTGCTCGGTGGGGAAGATGACGGTCGCGCGCGAACTCTACGAGGCCGCCCGCGAGCGCGGCGAGGACGCGGCGTTCATCCCCACGGGCCAGACCGGGATCATGATCGAGGGCTGGGGGAACCCGATCGACCGCGTGGTGAGCGACTTCACCGCGGGCGCGGTCGAGGAGATGATACTCGAACGCGCGGACCACGACTACCTCTTCGTCGAGGGCCAGGCTTCGATCGTCCACCCGGCCTACTCGGCGGTGACCTGCGGGATCCTCCACGGCGCGATGCCGGACGAGCTCGTACTCTGTCACGAGGCGGGCCGCGAGACGATCCACGGCTACGAGCACATCGAGATCCCGCCGTTGCCGACCTACGTCGAACGCTACGAGTCGTTCGCCGAACCCGTCCACGAGACCGAGGTCGTCGCGGGCGCGCTCAACACCCGGAGCCTCGAAACCGACGAGGGAGCCCGGAGCGCGGTCGGAGCCTACACCGAAGCCCTCGACGTGCCGGCCACCGACCTCCTCCGGTTCGGCCCGGAGGGGGTGCTGGAGGCGGTGCTGTGAGCCTCGAAACGGAGTTCGAACGGGTCTCGCTCGACCTCGCGAACGCGTTCACCATCGCGCGCGGTACCCAAGAGGTCGCCGAGAACGTGGTCGTTCGGGTCTCGGACGGCGAGCACACCGGCATCGGCGGGGCCGCCCCCTCGCGACACTACGGCGAGACCGCCGACACCGTCGAGACCGTGCTGCCGGAGCTGCTCGCGGTCGTCGAGGAGATCGACGACCCGCACGCCCTCGCACGCGTCGAGCGCCGGCTCCGCGAGGTCGTCACCCGGAACCCCGCCGCGCGGTGTGCGGTGTCGACGGCGCTCCACGACCTCGCCGCGAAACGCCTCGACCTCCCACTGTATCGCTACTGGGGGCTCGACCCGGCGAGGACCGTCCCGACCTCGTTCACGATCGGGCTCGACACGCTGGAGCGGATCGCGGAGAAGACCGAGCACGCGGTGGACGCGGGCTACCAGATACTGAAGGTCAAGCTCGGCACCGACCGCGACCGCGCGGTCGTCGAGACGGTGCGCGAGGCCGCCCCCGACGCCCGGATCCGTGTCGACGCCAACGAGGCGTGGACCCCACACGAGGCGGTCGAGAAGATCGAGACCTGTCGGGAGTTCGGGGTGGAGTTCGTCGAACAGCCCGTTCCCGCCGAGAACCCCGCCGGGCTCGAATACGTCCACGAGCGCGCCGCCCTCCCGATCGCCGCCGACGAGTCGTGTGTGAACCCGGACGACGTGCCCGAACTCGTCGGCCGGGCCGACATCGCCAACATCAAACTCATGAAGTGTGGCGGCCTCCGAGCGGCGCGCCGGATGATCCACACGGCACACACGAACGGCCTCGAGGTCATGCTCGGTTGTATGGTCGAGTCCAACGCCGCGATCGCCGGGGCCCACCACCTCGTCCCCGCGATCGAGTACGCCGACCTCGACGGCTCGCTGTTGCTCGCGAGCGATCCCTACGACGGCGTTCCCGTCTCGGCGGGCGAGATCGACCTCGCGAGCCTCGACCGTCCGGGGACTGGCGCGCGTCTCGCGGCCGACTGCGGTCCGTAGTATTATATAAGGGTAGTGGGTATCGTTGGGTATGGCACTCGAAACCGTCGTGCTGGCGGTCGGACCGGGCGACGCCGAACGTATCGACGAACTCGCCGAGACCACGATCGACATCGTCGGGTCGTCGGGCGCATCGGTCGTGCTCGGGCACGTCTTCACCGAGGACGAGTACGCGAACACCGTCGAGAGTCTTGGGTTCGACGCCGGTGGCGAGGTCACGCCGAACCGCGTCGCGGCGCGTCACGCCACGATCCGCGAGCTCGCCGACCGGCTCGAGGCCGCGGGTATCGAGTACTCCGTCGGCGGGGCGGTCGGCAACCACGGCGACAGCATCATCGGGCTCGCCGAGGAGGCCGACGCCGACCTCGTGGTCGTCGGTGGGCGGCAGCGCTCGCCGACCGGCAAGGCGGTGTTCGGATCGACGGCCCAGAAGGTGATGCTCTCGGCCCCGTGCCCGGTGACGTTCGTCCGGGCCAACAGCGAGTAGCGCGGTCGGTTCGGAACCGTGGTCGTCGAGCGTGTGGGTCCTAGAGGGACGGCCGACATGGTCGTTCGATAGGCTTTTCGTTCGCTCCGATCCGGTACCAGAACGGTATTCTTACGGTCACGGTGTGGATAGGAGTGATATGTCCTCCACGTCCCCGAAGATCGGGATCATCGGTCTCGGGAACATCGGCCGATTTCATGCCGATAGACTCGTCGACCACGGGGCCGATATCGTCGGCGGGGTCGATATCAACCCCGACGCCCGCACCGCCTTCGCCGACGCCTACGCAACGAGCGCTTACGAGAAGGCCGACGAACTGTTCGCCGAGGCCGAGGGGGTCGTGGTCGGTACGCCGAACCGGTACCACGAGGAGTACGCCACGATGGCGCTGGAGTCGAACACGAACGTGTTGCTCGAAAAACCGCTCGCACACACCATCGAGAGCGCGGAGGCGATCGCCGAGGCCGCCGCCGACAGCGAGGCGTTCGTGATGACGGGCTTCGAGAACCGCTTCGCCAACTCCGTCGAGGTGCTGAAGGGGTTCCAGCGCGACGGCCGGTTCGGCACCGCTCACCACGTCGAGGCCAACTACATCCGCCGGCGGGGGATCCCGGGCCGGGGGTCGTGGTTCACGAGTCAGGCCTCCTCGGGCGGCGGGTCACTGATCGATATCGGCGTCCACGCCATCGACCTCGCGCTCTACTTCCTGGACTTCCCCGAGGTCGTGGAGGTCTCGGCCACCACGCGCTCGTCGTTCGGGTCACGCGAGGACTACGCCTACATCGATATGTTCGGCGAGGACCTCGGCCCGGGCGAGTTCGACGTCGACGACTCCGTGACCGCGTTCATCAGATGTGCGAACGGCGCGACCGTCTCGCTCGAAGCCGCGTGGGCCACCAACCGCCCCACGAACCACGAGTTCATGCTCCGCGGCAGCGACGCCGGGGCCTGCTTCGACCGGAGCGAGGACACCCTCAAGATCTACGAGAGCGGGAAGAAGGGGACCGACCACCTCGCGGACACCGACATCACCACTCGGACGAACGACTCGATGGCGGCCGAGCAGGCGGCGTTTCTGGAGGCCGTCGAGAGCGGAACCCCGCCCGAGATGAACACGCTCGAACAGGGGATGGTCGTCCAGCGCGTCATCGACGCGATCTATCGCTC from Halococcus salsus includes:
- a CDS encoding Zn-ribbon domain-containing OB-fold protein, whose amino-acid sequence is MSDPDHDADADSAHAMEAARYADGSLTYPPHPIGPDGSEPVDRVDLSEHTARIVTWTTSTAPPPGVEGPNHLAIVEFDVDGESVRALGQLTTDDVAIGDEVAPVYAEQLRDPEAGIREPESQDWDGYRFEPV
- a CDS encoding DUF7547 family protein, encoding MTDADRDREMERLAGELSTTLADLRDELDRASEPPRGPLGLPRPPTPGEVLRFTDELAIPAVIAVLEANIRALEAFQGALRLARAGDEVRGRSREARAHTETLSRGALDRLDDALVDLQGALEGRPENPEASTLLDDARALRTEIDDRLREAERRSDRRTPSRDDRDDGGRDPWDPDEDSESGADEGVTIDVDAELDSIHDAIDEENERNGGRDGNDDNDNDEDQ
- a CDS encoding DUF7331 family protein; the protein is MSTAPHESAGATDSTDSTADPPALTERIVAFEREDDAVVLYDEREHTAWLQSSGAVAVTDAR
- a CDS encoding metal-dependent hydrolase, with amino-acid sequence MWPWGHLAVGYLVYTGLARRRTDRPPTGEAALAVVFGTQFPDLVDKPLAWSFGVLPSGRSLAHSSLTALVVCGLVWLVARRRDRTRLAVAFAVGYATHLATDAIAPLLAGDFRDLASLGWPLLPLPTPEPGIGFLERFATMELTPYAWFQFALVGLALAVWVRDGRPGLGTLWNWLGSWRRAVGS
- a CDS encoding DUF1611 domain-containing protein, which produces MATVLLAHEKFPHRAKTAVSILRYADDDVVAVLDRANAGRSVHDFLPDVQDAPIVSGMDEVERCDELIIGIAPIGGGFEDSWRADVRTALERGCDVTAGLHSFLNDDEEFRELADEHGCELTDVRNPPDDLGVSEGRAGEVDAEVILTVGTDCSVGKMTVARELYEAARERGEDAAFIPTGQTGIMIEGWGNPIDRVVSDFTAGAVEEMILERADHDYLFVEGQASIVHPAYSAVTCGILHGAMPDELVLCHEAGRETIHGYEHIEIPPLPTYVERYESFAEPVHETEVVAGALNTRSLETDEGARSAVGAYTEALDVPATDLLRFGPEGVLEAVL
- a CDS encoding dipeptide epimerase — its product is MSLETEFERVSLDLANAFTIARGTQEVAENVVVRVSDGEHTGIGGAAPSRHYGETADTVETVLPELLAVVEEIDDPHALARVERRLREVVTRNPAARCAVSTALHDLAAKRLDLPLYRYWGLDPARTVPTSFTIGLDTLERIAEKTEHAVDAGYQILKVKLGTDRDRAVVETVREAAPDARIRVDANEAWTPHEAVEKIETCREFGVEFVEQPVPAENPAGLEYVHERAALPIAADESCVNPDDVPELVGRADIANIKLMKCGGLRAARRMIHTAHTNGLEVMLGCMVESNAAIAGAHHLVPAIEYADLDGSLLLASDPYDGVPVSAGEIDLASLDRPGTGARLAADCGP
- a CDS encoding universal stress protein encodes the protein MALETVVLAVGPGDAERIDELAETTIDIVGSSGASVVLGHVFTEDEYANTVESLGFDAGGEVTPNRVAARHATIRELADRLEAAGIEYSVGGAVGNHGDSIIGLAEEADADLVVVGGRQRSPTGKAVFGSTAQKVMLSAPCPVTFVRANSE
- a CDS encoding Gfo/Idh/MocA family protein; protein product: MSSTSPKIGIIGLGNIGRFHADRLVDHGADIVGGVDINPDARTAFADAYATSAYEKADELFAEAEGVVVGTPNRYHEEYATMALESNTNVLLEKPLAHTIESAEAIAEAAADSEAFVMTGFENRFANSVEVLKGFQRDGRFGTAHHVEANYIRRRGIPGRGSWFTSQASSGGGSLIDIGVHAIDLALYFLDFPEVVEVSATTRSSFGSREDYAYIDMFGEDLGPGEFDVDDSVTAFIRCANGATVSLEAAWATNRPTNHEFMLRGSDAGACFDRSEDTLKIYESGKKGTDHLADTDITTRTNDSMAAEQAAFLEAVESGTPPEMNTLEQGMVVQRVIDAIYRSSENGRAIRLDGASHDAAVELD